A genomic window from Micromonospora violae includes:
- a CDS encoding MGH1-like glycoside hydrolase domain-containing protein, which yields MGDAGATRAEAAGTGGPADPAGLRRLAVDTLDANWEHDHTVPSRTLYPHQWSWDSAFIAIGLAHVRPDRAWRELASLFRAQWADGRVPHIVFNPALRVGAYFPGPEMWGTADVPGTPAVATSGLVQPPVHALAALLAYRRAPDTTGLAALRRLYPALVAQQRYLADRRDVAGDGLVCIVHPWESGLDNSPAWDDPMAAVPAEAAVMSAYRRHDTTHADAAHRPTDLDYARYLAIVAAYRDHGYSDRELSAGHPFLVECPLFNAAFGAAEHALAEIATLVGGDPGPHRDRAARITEALLRRLYAPNAGTFQPRDLRTDRLVSARTVLGLAPLILPDLPTRQADALVVEARSARFGVARRMDRPLPTYDRTAPDFEPLRYWRGPSWLNTGWLVRHGLLTHGHPDLAAGLRRSMIGLVTQAGCHEYFHPDTGAGLGSPAFSWTAALLLDLLAD from the coding sequence ATCGGTGACGCCGGGGCGACGCGCGCCGAGGCCGCCGGCACGGGTGGGCCGGCCGACCCGGCCGGGCTGCGTCGACTCGCGGTCGACACGCTCGACGCCAACTGGGAGCACGACCACACGGTTCCCTCGCGCACGCTCTACCCGCACCAGTGGAGCTGGGACTCCGCGTTCATCGCCATCGGGCTGGCCCACGTCCGCCCCGACCGCGCCTGGCGGGAGTTGGCGAGCCTGTTCCGGGCACAGTGGGCCGACGGGCGGGTGCCGCACATCGTGTTCAACCCGGCGCTGCGGGTCGGCGCGTACTTTCCGGGGCCCGAGATGTGGGGCACGGCCGACGTGCCGGGCACACCGGCGGTGGCGACGTCCGGTCTGGTCCAGCCGCCGGTGCACGCGCTCGCCGCGTTGCTGGCGTACCGGCGGGCACCCGACACCACCGGTCTGGCCGCGCTGCGCCGGCTCTACCCCGCGCTGGTCGCCCAACAGCGCTACCTGGCCGACCGGCGGGACGTGGCCGGGGACGGGCTGGTCTGCATCGTGCACCCGTGGGAGTCCGGGTTGGACAACAGCCCGGCGTGGGACGACCCGATGGCCGCGGTACCGGCCGAGGCGGCCGTCATGTCCGCGTACCGTCGGCATGACACCACGCACGCCGACGCCGCGCACCGCCCCACGGACCTGGACTACGCGCGTTACCTGGCAATCGTCGCCGCCTACCGCGACCACGGCTACTCCGACCGGGAGTTGAGCGCCGGTCACCCGTTCCTGGTGGAGTGCCCGCTGTTCAACGCGGCGTTCGGCGCCGCCGAACACGCCCTCGCCGAGATCGCCACGCTCGTCGGCGGCGACCCCGGGCCGCACCGGGACCGCGCGGCCCGGATCACCGAAGCCCTGCTCCGACGGCTGTACGCCCCGAACGCCGGCACGTTCCAGCCCCGGGACCTGCGCACCGACCGCCTGGTGAGCGCCCGTACCGTGCTCGGGCTGGCACCGCTGATCCTGCCCGACCTGCCGACCCGGCAGGCCGACGCGCTTGTCGTCGAGGCCCGGTCGGCGCGGTTCGGGGTGGCCCGGCGGATGGACCGGCCACTACCCACCTACGACCGCACCGCACCCGACTTCGAACCGCTGCGCTACTGGCGTGGGCCGAGCTGGCTCAACACCGGCTGGCTGGTCCGGCACGGGCTGCTCACCCACGGGCACCCGGACCTGGCCGCCGGCCTGCGCCGCTCGATGATCGGGCTGGTCACCCAGGCCGGCTGTCACGAGTACTTCCACCCGGACACCGGCGCCGGGCTGGGCTCACCGGCGTTCAGTTGGACCGCCGCGCTGCTGCTCGACCTGCTGGCCGATTGA
- a CDS encoding NUDIX hydrolase has product MREIDKVAWILVEDGRVLSTRSEGKDVWYLPGGKREPGETDLETLRREIGEELSVEVDLASAVHLGTFTAQAHSHAAGVTVRMACYRAGYQGQLRPASEIAEMAWLGYADRHRTSAVDQIIFDYLLSEGLFVEAGPG; this is encoded by the coding sequence GTGCGCGAGATCGACAAGGTGGCCTGGATCCTCGTCGAGGACGGGCGGGTGCTGAGCACCCGGTCGGAGGGCAAGGACGTCTGGTACCTGCCCGGCGGCAAGCGCGAGCCGGGCGAGACCGACCTGGAGACCCTGCGCCGGGAGATCGGCGAGGAGTTGAGCGTCGAGGTCGACCTGGCCAGCGCCGTCCACCTGGGCACCTTCACCGCACAGGCGCACAGCCACGCGGCCGGCGTCACCGTGCGGATGGCCTGCTATCGGGCCGGATATCAGGGGCAGCTGCGGCCGGCCAGCGAGATCGCCGAGATGGCCTGGCTGGGGTACGCGGACCGGCACCGCACCTCGGCGGTCGATCAGATCATCTTCGATTACCTGCTGTCCGAGGGGCTGTTTGTCGAGGCCGGCCCGGGGTAA
- a CDS encoding DUF2267 domain-containing protein, with protein MTDGDGFPYFIDAVSRRSGLPSPQAAVLARAVLQTLAERVTGGAPDDLVGHLPNDVDGYLTGPTSDAAGAVRPDAAGAVGPDAAGAVGPDAAVLGPGAGAEGLTSGVGLEVGGAAAVPPTDAGPAEFLRRVAERAGVDPATARAGTGAVFATLREAMTVREFRAMVARLPHDDGR; from the coding sequence GTGACGGACGGCGACGGCTTCCCGTACTTCATCGACGCGGTGTCCCGCCGGTCCGGCCTGCCGTCCCCGCAGGCCGCCGTGCTCGCCCGCGCCGTGCTTCAGACGTTGGCCGAGCGGGTGACCGGCGGCGCGCCCGACGACCTCGTCGGGCACCTTCCGAACGACGTCGACGGATACCTGACCGGCCCGACCTCGGATGCCGCCGGGGCTGTCAGGCCGGATGCGGCTGGGGCCGTCGGACCGGATGCGGCTGGGGCTGTCGGGCCGGATGCGGCCGTCCTGGGGCCGGGTGCCGGTGCGGAGGGGCTGACCAGCGGGGTGGGCCTGGAGGTCGGTGGCGCAGCGGCCGTACCGCCGACGGACGCCGGCCCGGCGGAGTTCCTTCGTCGGGTGGCAGAGCGCGCCGGGGTGGACCCGGCCACCGCCCGCGCCGGGACCGGCGCCGTCTTCGCGACACTGCGCGAGGCGATGACCGTACGGGAGTTCCGGGCGATGGTGGCGCGACTGCCGCACGACGACGGGCGTTGA
- a CDS encoding type II toxin-antitoxin system PemK/MazF family toxin, whose product MAGLLRNVAARISRVGAVIPSPRRTGPAPAQVARRRQVSALQRRELTYAPERDGQADPGEIVWTWVPYEDDPRQGKDRPVLVVGRHSRTLFGLMLSSQSDRDGQRHWFALGPGEWDRDNRPSWVRLDRVLTMREDSIRREGAVLDRPRFDRVGQALRAGYGWR is encoded by the coding sequence GTGGCTGGTCTGTTGAGGAATGTCGCGGCGCGTATCTCCCGGGTCGGTGCGGTGATCCCGTCGCCCCGGCGTACCGGGCCGGCGCCCGCGCAGGTGGCCCGTCGCCGTCAGGTGAGCGCGTTGCAGCGTCGGGAGCTGACCTACGCCCCGGAGCGGGACGGTCAGGCCGACCCGGGCGAGATCGTCTGGACGTGGGTGCCGTACGAGGACGACCCCCGCCAGGGCAAGGACCGGCCGGTGCTGGTCGTCGGGCGGCACAGCCGGACCCTGTTCGGGTTGATGCTGTCCAGCCAGAGTGACCGCGACGGGCAGCGGCACTGGTTCGCGCTCGGGCCCGGTGAGTGGGACCGCGACAACCGGCCGAGCTGGGTCCGGCTGGACCGGGTGCTCACCATGCGCGAGGACAGCATCCGCCGGGAGGGCGCCGTGTTGGACCGGCCCCGGTTCGACCGGGTCGGGCAGGCGTTGCGCGCCGGCTACGGCTGGCGCTGA
- a CDS encoding flavodoxin family protein, which yields MPSIRALVLNCTLKPSPGPSSSEQLGREVLAELARQGVDGEIVRVVDHDVRFGVSTDEGHGDGWPAIRAKLLAAQILIIATPIWLGQPASVTKMILERLDAELSETDDEGRLLTYGKVAGVAVVGNEDGAHHSIAEVQGALNEVGFTVAAAGATYWVGEALHTVDYRDAGPKPDTTGRTTKALALNSAHLARLLADQPYPPPDAMGAAVGPSRE from the coding sequence GTGCCGAGCATTCGTGCCCTCGTACTCAACTGCACCCTCAAGCCCTCGCCTGGCCCCTCCAGCTCCGAGCAACTGGGCCGCGAGGTGTTGGCCGAACTGGCCCGTCAGGGCGTGGACGGCGAGATCGTCCGGGTGGTCGACCACGACGTGCGCTTCGGGGTGTCGACCGACGAGGGCCACGGCGACGGTTGGCCCGCCATCCGCGCCAAGCTGCTCGCCGCCCAGATCCTCATCATCGCCACCCCGATCTGGCTCGGCCAGCCCGCGAGCGTCACCAAGATGATCCTCGAACGCCTCGACGCCGAGCTGTCCGAGACCGACGACGAGGGACGGCTGCTCACCTACGGCAAGGTGGCCGGCGTCGCGGTCGTCGGCAACGAGGACGGCGCGCACCACAGCATCGCCGAGGTGCAGGGGGCGCTCAACGAGGTGGGCTTCACCGTCGCCGCCGCCGGCGCGACCTACTGGGTCGGGGAGGCGCTGCACACGGTGGACTACCGCGACGCCGGCCCCAAGCCGGACACCACCGGCCGCACCACGAAGGCACTGGCGCTCAACAGCGCACACCTGGCCCGGCTCCTCGCCGACCAGCCGTACCCGCCGCCGGACGCTATGGGCGCGGCGGTCGGTCCGAGCCGCGAATAG
- a CDS encoding DUF5753 domain-containing protein, with product MAEAGETVESLAEKVRVDPKTAARWLASGRIPHPRTRVAVAEVLRRDAADLWPEPFRRRDLPWFRPWAELEQDATGIRWYEPLLVPGLLQTEGYARAVLNTGGLVAPSEVDLIVAGRLERQAILRRDAPPQLVAVIDEVVLRRPVGDRAVMAGQLAHLASVAEWEHVQVRVIPAECPWHTGLAGPFILGRLPDGTELAYLDNQLRGQVVTDPLDVASLGRRWESVTGEAFPRRRSIELIREVATTWT from the coding sequence ATGGCCGAGGCGGGCGAGACGGTCGAGTCGTTGGCCGAGAAGGTTCGCGTCGACCCGAAGACGGCGGCGCGGTGGCTCGCGTCGGGGCGCATTCCGCATCCGCGTACCCGGGTGGCGGTGGCCGAGGTTCTGCGCCGGGACGCGGCCGACCTCTGGCCGGAGCCGTTCCGCCGTCGTGACCTGCCGTGGTTCCGGCCGTGGGCCGAACTGGAACAGGACGCCACCGGCATTCGGTGGTACGAGCCGTTGCTCGTGCCGGGACTGCTCCAAACCGAGGGGTACGCCCGCGCGGTGCTGAACACCGGTGGTCTGGTCGCACCGTCCGAGGTGGACCTGATCGTGGCGGGTCGCCTCGAACGGCAGGCGATCCTTCGCCGCGACGCTCCACCGCAGCTGGTTGCGGTGATCGACGAGGTGGTGCTGCGCCGGCCGGTCGGCGACCGCGCCGTGATGGCCGGCCAACTGGCCCACCTCGCGAGTGTGGCCGAGTGGGAACACGTGCAGGTGCGGGTCATCCCGGCCGAGTGCCCGTGGCACACCGGGCTGGCTGGACCTTTCATCCTGGGGCGGTTGCCCGACGGGACGGAATTGGCATATCTCGACAACCAACTCCGCGGTCAGGTCGTGACCGATCCCCTCGACGTCGCTAGCCTGGGACGCAGGTGGGAGAGCGTCACCGGTGAGGCGTTCCCCCGACGCCGGTCGATCGAGCTGATCAGGGAAGTGGCCACGACATGGACATGA
- a CDS encoding DUF397 domain-containing protein, which yields MDMSDARWRTATRSSNNGGACVEVADNLPGRVLVRDSKHRDGGTLTFAPAAWASFVDAVRVAGR from the coding sequence ATGGACATGAGCGACGCCCGCTGGCGTACCGCGACCCGCAGCAGCAACAACGGCGGTGCCTGCGTCGAGGTGGCCGACAATCTGCCCGGTCGGGTGCTGGTGCGCGACAGCAAGCACCGTGACGGCGGCACCCTGACCTTCGCGCCGGCCGCCTGGGCGTCGTTCGTCGACGCGGTCCGCGTGGCGGGCCGCTGA
- a CDS encoding GGDEF domain-containing protein → MPDPMSVASGVCAAGALLSSWQLRRRALRAEAEIGHLQAELAAERHAASHDPLTGLPNRRAFYRLAAALLTDAAGQPLIAVVLDLDDFKQINDRYGHAAGDQVLISVAERLAGFAGDNLVARLGGDEFAGLLSSPTVDRVWIEHSTRRLAETVAAPIRLSGCSVRVTASVGLAPVTGPTQLTDALSRADAAMYQAKSLSGARPPRQLVDSAFLVER, encoded by the coding sequence GTGCCGGATCCGATGAGTGTCGCCTCCGGCGTCTGCGCGGCCGGCGCGCTGCTCTCCTCCTGGCAGCTACGCCGCCGGGCGCTGCGCGCCGAGGCCGAGATCGGCCACCTCCAGGCCGAGCTGGCCGCCGAGCGGCACGCCGCGAGTCACGACCCGCTCACCGGGCTGCCCAATCGACGCGCCTTCTACCGGCTGGCAGCCGCCCTGCTCACCGACGCCGCCGGTCAACCACTGATCGCCGTGGTGCTCGACCTGGACGACTTCAAGCAGATCAACGACCGGTACGGGCACGCCGCCGGCGACCAGGTGCTGATCAGCGTGGCCGAACGGCTCGCCGGCTTCGCCGGAGACAACCTCGTCGCCCGCCTCGGCGGCGACGAGTTCGCCGGCCTGCTCTCCAGCCCCACCGTCGACCGCGTGTGGATCGAGCACTCCACCCGCCGGCTCGCCGAGACCGTCGCCGCACCGATCCGGCTGAGCGGGTGCAGCGTCCGCGTCACCGCCTCCGTCGGGCTCGCCCCGGTGACCGGTCCGACCCAGCTCACCGACGCGCTCAGCCGCGCCGACGCGGCCATGTACCAGGCGAAGAGCCTCAGCGGCGCCCGCCCACCCCGACAACTGGTCGACAGCGCGTTCCTCGTGGAACGCTGA
- a CDS encoding DUF397 domain-containing protein, which yields MQQPPNGVPIHQLPPLSWQKSRRSNPSGNCVELAELPGGAGIAVRNSRHPEGPALIYTVDEIAAFVLGARDGDFDHLIN from the coding sequence ATGCAGCAGCCGCCCAATGGCGTACCGATCCATCAGTTGCCTCCGCTGAGCTGGCAGAAGAGCCGCCGTAGCAACCCCAGCGGCAACTGCGTCGAACTCGCCGAACTGCCCGGGGGAGCGGGCATCGCGGTCCGCAACTCACGGCACCCGGAGGGGCCGGCGCTGATCTACACGGTGGACGAGATCGCCGCCTTCGTTCTCGGTGCGCGGGACGGAGATTTCGACCATCTGATCAACTGA
- a CDS encoding helix-turn-helix domain-containing protein yields MVPAEGGPTTGPTVLRMLLGAQLRRLRESSGVTREGAGWEIRSSESKISRMELGRVGFKERDVADLLTLYGVTEEHERDALLKLARDANSPGWWHRYGDVLPSWFQSYLGLEAAAALIRSYEVQFVPGLLQTREYARAVVLLGHGGADPGEIDRRVALRMQRQQLLQRESPPQLWAVVDEAALRRPIGGAEVMRGQLTALIEATKSPHIRLQVIPFAAGGHAAAGGAFTILRFGDQELPDIVYIEQLTSAIYLDKRDDLDYYAVAMERLCVEAEPPERTAEILGRLLDDLYPA; encoded by the coding sequence ATGGTTCCCGCCGAGGGTGGCCCGACAACCGGGCCGACCGTGCTGCGCATGCTGCTCGGCGCCCAACTGCGCCGTCTTCGCGAGTCCAGCGGGGTGACCCGGGAGGGCGCCGGCTGGGAGATCCGCTCCTCCGAATCCAAGATCAGTCGGATGGAGCTGGGCCGGGTCGGCTTCAAGGAGCGCGACGTCGCCGACCTGTTGACCCTCTACGGCGTCACCGAGGAGCACGAGCGCGACGCGCTGCTCAAGCTCGCCCGGGACGCGAACAGCCCCGGCTGGTGGCACCGTTACGGCGACGTGCTGCCGTCGTGGTTCCAGTCGTACCTGGGCCTGGAGGCGGCCGCCGCACTGATCCGCAGCTATGAGGTGCAGTTCGTGCCCGGCCTGCTCCAGACCCGGGAGTACGCCCGGGCGGTCGTGCTGCTCGGGCACGGTGGGGCTGATCCGGGCGAGATCGACCGACGCGTCGCGCTGCGGATGCAGCGTCAGCAGCTGCTTCAGCGGGAGAGCCCGCCGCAGCTGTGGGCCGTGGTCGACGAGGCGGCGTTACGCCGTCCCATCGGTGGTGCGGAGGTCATGCGCGGTCAGCTCACCGCGCTCATCGAGGCGACCAAGTCGCCCCACATCCGGCTCCAGGTCATCCCGTTCGCCGCCGGTGGCCACGCAGCCGCCGGGGGCGCCTTCACCATCCTGCGCTTCGGCGACCAGGAGCTGCCCGACATCGTCTACATCGAACAGCTCACCAGCGCGATCTACCTCGACAAGCGCGACGACCTGGATTACTACGCGGTGGCCATGGAGCGGCTCTGCGTAGAGGCCGAACCGCCGGAGCGTACGGCGGAGATCCTCGGCCGCCTGCTGGACGACCTCTACCCGGCCTGA
- a CDS encoding substrate-binding domain-containing protein: MADAVGVSRSTVSNAYSRPDQLSASLRERILDAARQLGYPGPNPTARSLRRGFVGSIGVLFTSQLSYAFTDPFAVRFLAGVGAAAEQHGTSMLLVPLPTAVTDARRAVENAAVDGFCVYCVADEEWALDVIRQRGLPFVSTAPRDDAGADERFVGIDERAAAHSAAAHIAGLGHRRVALLADSVLPDAPAGPLTVAGVDQVPHPTTRGRLTGFADAFAEVGVGWPELTVVNAPGNSRPAAAAAVADLFDQPAPPTAVLAGSDVLALGVLDALAARPAQDRPTVSVTGFDDIPEAAAAGLTTVRQPAEEKGRIAAELLLDPPADAAAGHVFLPTALVVRSSTGPVPRS; encoded by the coding sequence GTGGCCGACGCCGTCGGCGTCTCCCGCAGCACCGTGTCCAACGCCTACAGCCGCCCCGACCAGCTCTCCGCCAGCCTGCGTGAGCGGATCCTGGACGCCGCCCGCCAACTGGGGTACCCCGGCCCCAACCCCACCGCACGCTCGCTGCGCCGCGGTTTCGTCGGGTCGATCGGGGTGCTGTTCACCTCGCAACTGTCGTACGCCTTCACCGACCCGTTCGCGGTCCGTTTCCTCGCCGGCGTCGGCGCGGCGGCCGAGCAGCACGGCACGAGCATGCTGCTGGTGCCGCTGCCGACGGCGGTTACCGACGCCCGACGGGCGGTGGAGAACGCCGCGGTCGACGGGTTCTGCGTCTACTGCGTCGCCGACGAGGAGTGGGCGTTGGACGTGATCCGCCAGCGCGGGCTGCCGTTCGTCAGCACGGCCCCCCGCGACGACGCCGGCGCCGACGAACGGTTCGTCGGCATCGACGAGCGGGCCGCCGCGCACAGTGCCGCCGCGCACATCGCCGGGCTCGGGCACCGTCGGGTGGCGCTGCTCGCCGACTCGGTGCTGCCCGACGCGCCGGCCGGCCCGCTCACAGTGGCCGGGGTCGACCAGGTCCCACACCCGACCACCCGGGGCCGGCTCACCGGGTTCGCCGACGCTTTCGCCGAGGTCGGCGTCGGCTGGCCCGAGCTGACAGTGGTCAACGCCCCCGGCAACAGCCGCCCGGCGGCCGCCGCCGCCGTCGCCGACCTCTTCGACCAACCCGCGCCGCCGACCGCCGTGCTGGCCGGCTCCGACGTCCTCGCCCTCGGTGTGCTGGACGCCCTGGCCGCGCGTCCGGCCCAGGACCGCCCAACCGTCTCGGTCACCGGCTTCGACGACATTCCCGAGGCTGCCGCGGCCGGCCTCACCACCGTCCGGCAACCGGCCGAGGAGAAGGGCCGGATCGCCGCCGAACTGCTGCTCGACCCGCCCGCGGACGCCGCGGCCGGTCATGTGTTCCTGCCCACCGCACTCGTCGTCCGGAGCTCCACCGGACCTGTCCCAAGGAGTTGA
- a CDS encoding serine/threonine-protein kinase, with translation MPTLRLHDRYVLHERIGLGGMSEVWRGDDEVLGRPVAIKVLAGQFATDPQLRATIQREARAAARLTHPHVTQVYDYAEATLAGGVVVPYLVMEFVDGHNLADRLRGGPMPWPEAVRVAGQIAAALAAAHRIGVVHRDVKPGNVMLTDTGAKVLDFGIAALGGVDSQSGEPVMGTPAYFAPERLTAGPPDPASDVYALGVLLYRTLTGRAPLPVQSWEDALEVHRRGTPASPLRVPGLPADIAELTVACLATNPAERPSAAQLARRFGAGQPVEPPTELLRIRPVAHPPTLIDRSVVARPAPAAAAPAPRRSRRSLAVFVAAVLAVLIGVGALLAEGPLGKRGTPDRAEIADAPATSAPTPTTHSPTPAAPPSPSSAASTAPPTVGQQIPVSLREVTSEFTAVLAAAVARGDVDRKTAEDLRDELADLNRRTRDRAKRVADLRDHIAELVRRDRLPAQTGAKLDALLTQAGTFSTGRTDD, from the coding sequence ATGCCCACTCTCCGCCTCCACGACCGCTACGTACTGCACGAGCGGATCGGTCTCGGTGGCATGTCCGAGGTGTGGCGAGGCGACGACGAGGTGCTGGGGCGGCCGGTCGCGATCAAGGTCCTCGCCGGGCAGTTCGCCACCGACCCACAGCTGCGGGCCACCATCCAACGCGAGGCCCGCGCGGCCGCCCGGCTGACCCACCCCCACGTCACCCAGGTGTACGACTACGCCGAGGCGACCCTGGCCGGCGGCGTCGTCGTCCCGTACCTGGTGATGGAGTTCGTCGACGGTCACAACCTGGCCGACCGGCTGCGGGGCGGGCCGATGCCCTGGCCGGAGGCGGTCCGGGTGGCCGGGCAGATCGCCGCCGCGCTGGCCGCCGCGCACCGCATCGGCGTCGTGCACCGCGACGTCAAGCCCGGCAACGTCATGCTCACCGACACCGGCGCCAAGGTGCTCGACTTCGGCATCGCCGCGCTCGGGGGCGTCGACAGCCAGTCCGGTGAACCGGTGATGGGCACCCCCGCCTACTTCGCCCCGGAACGGCTCACCGCCGGGCCGCCCGACCCGGCGAGCGACGTGTACGCCCTCGGCGTACTGCTCTACCGCACCCTCACCGGGCGGGCGCCACTGCCCGTGCAGAGCTGGGAGGACGCCCTGGAGGTGCACCGGCGGGGCACCCCGGCGTCGCCCCTGCGGGTGCCCGGCCTGCCCGCCGACATCGCCGAGCTGACCGTCGCCTGCCTGGCCACCAACCCGGCCGAGCGGCCGAGCGCCGCGCAGCTGGCCCGCCGCTTCGGTGCCGGTCAACCGGTCGAGCCGCCCACCGAGCTGCTGCGCATCCGGCCCGTCGCCCACCCGCCCACCCTGATCGACCGGTCGGTGGTGGCGCGTCCCGCCCCGGCCGCCGCCGCGCCGGCCCCACGCCGATCGCGTCGGTCCCTCGCCGTGTTCGTCGCGGCCGTTCTCGCCGTGCTGATCGGCGTCGGCGCACTGCTCGCGGAGGGCCCGTTGGGCAAGCGGGGCACCCCCGATCGGGCCGAGATCGCCGACGCGCCCGCCACCTCCGCCCCGACCCCCACCACGCACTCGCCGACGCCGGCCGCGCCACCCTCGCCGTCCTCCGCCGCCAGCACCGCGCCCCCGACCGTCGGGCAGCAGATACCGGTCAGCCTCCGGGAGGTGACCAGCGAATTCACCGCCGTCCTCGCCGCCGCGGTCGCCCGGGGCGACGTCGACCGGAAGACCGCCGAAGATCTGCGCGACGAGCTCGCCGACCTCAACCGCCGCACCCGCGACCGCGCCAAGCGCGTCGCCGACCTGCGCGACCACATCGCCGAGCTGGTGCGGCGCGACCGCCTACCAGCGCAGACGGGCGCGAAACTGGACGCTCTGCTGACGCAGGCCGGCACCTTCTCCACCGGCCGTACGGACGACTGA
- a CDS encoding histidine phosphatase family protein, whose product MRTRLIFVRHGESVHQIEGIVGGPRGCRGLTALGQEQAHELANRLTVEVAADGPVAVYSSVLRRAVETAQPIGAAFGVRPVADCGLCTWHTPPYADGLPTARFRTEHAVPGGGVFRPFEEGNESWAELVVRVSRAVMEIAHRHRGSTVVIVGHSETVEGAFHALAAQPVFRSFDLDVPPASITEWTTDHDPGGWPPARWTLRRFADMGGRARG is encoded by the coding sequence ATGCGGACACGTCTGATCTTCGTACGACACGGCGAGTCGGTCCACCAGATCGAAGGAATCGTCGGAGGGCCACGTGGCTGTCGGGGCCTCACCGCCCTCGGCCAGGAGCAGGCACACGAGCTGGCGAACCGGCTCACCGTCGAGGTCGCCGCCGACGGGCCGGTGGCGGTCTACTCGTCCGTGCTGCGCCGGGCGGTCGAGACCGCGCAACCGATCGGCGCGGCGTTCGGCGTCCGGCCGGTGGCCGACTGTGGTCTCTGCACCTGGCACACACCCCCGTACGCCGACGGCCTGCCGACCGCCCGGTTCCGTACCGAACACGCGGTGCCGGGCGGTGGCGTGTTCCGACCGTTCGAGGAGGGCAACGAGAGCTGGGCCGAGCTGGTGGTCCGGGTCAGCCGCGCGGTCATGGAGATCGCCCACCGGCATCGAGGCTCCACAGTGGTCATTGTCGGGCACAGCGAGACCGTCGAGGGCGCGTTCCACGCGCTCGCCGCGCAGCCGGTCTTCCGGTCGTTCGACCTGGACGTGCCGCCGGCCTCGATCACCGAATGGACCACCGACCACGACCCCGGCGGTTGGCCGCCGGCCCGCTGGACGCTGCGTCGCTTCGCCGACATGGGTGGGCGGGCCAGAGGCTGA
- a CDS encoding DinB family protein, translating to MTSFPGTFADDVVAQPTQQQFETFIDEHRRALDGYLDGLTEEQARRSLVPSRTTLLGLVKHAAFVEKVWFDEAVTCRPRSEIGIPATPDESFILDDDDTIASVQRAHQEACEASRRTTSTLGLDDVLRGHRRGPVSLRWVYLHVLRELAQHCGHAEILREQILAAE from the coding sequence ATGACGTCCTTCCCGGGAACCTTCGCCGACGATGTCGTCGCCCAGCCGACCCAACAGCAGTTCGAGACGTTCATCGACGAGCACCGCAGAGCACTCGACGGCTACCTGGACGGGCTGACCGAGGAGCAGGCGCGCCGGTCGTTGGTGCCGTCCCGAACCACGCTGCTGGGTCTGGTGAAGCACGCCGCGTTCGTCGAGAAGGTCTGGTTCGACGAGGCCGTCACGTGTCGGCCCCGCTCGGAGATCGGCATCCCCGCCACGCCGGACGAGTCGTTCATCCTCGACGACGACGACACGATCGCCAGTGTCCAGCGCGCACACCAGGAAGCCTGCGAAGCCTCCCGCCGCACCACGTCCACCCTGGGCCTCGACGACGTGCTTCGCGGCCACCGGCGCGGCCCCGTGTCGCTGCGCTGGGTCTACCTGCACGTGCTGCGCGAGCTTGCCCAGCACTGCGGGCACGCGGAGATCCTGCGCGAGCAGATCCTGGCTGCCGAGTAG